The Amycolatopsis mongoliensis genome includes a window with the following:
- a CDS encoding prephenate dehydrogenase, whose product MIGLGLIGGSLLRAAAASGRTAFGAAVSEVDADAASRAGYDVTTDVEAALHRAAADEAMVVLAVPLPAVEDLLRLVSQHASHCLLTDVTSVKAPVLDAVRRRVPYTRYVGGHPMAGTSSSGWLAGDATLFQGAAWVVAVEDDTDLEAWAEVAGFVLDLGAHVVPLPAESHDEAVARISHLPHLFAAILATIGAEGGPLAMSLAAGSYRDGTRVAGSNPQLVRAMTEGNRDALLPIVDEALGRLGAARGSLASTGGLAATINAGYEGAQALAASLDAERAGVRISLSAPDARQGLVALGERGGRITGLADGIATGEVQ is encoded by the coding sequence GTGATCGGGCTCGGGCTGATCGGTGGTTCGCTGCTGCGCGCAGCGGCCGCGAGCGGCCGCACGGCGTTCGGCGCCGCGGTTTCCGAAGTGGACGCCGACGCGGCCAGCAGGGCGGGTTACGACGTCACGACGGACGTCGAAGCGGCCCTGCACCGGGCGGCGGCCGACGAGGCGATGGTCGTGCTGGCCGTCCCGCTGCCGGCCGTCGAGGACCTGCTGCGGCTGGTCTCCCAGCACGCGTCGCACTGCCTGCTCACCGACGTGACCAGCGTGAAAGCGCCGGTACTGGACGCCGTCCGCCGTCGCGTGCCGTACACGCGGTACGTCGGCGGGCACCCGATGGCCGGGACGTCGAGCTCGGGCTGGCTGGCCGGGGACGCCACGCTGTTCCAGGGCGCGGCCTGGGTCGTCGCCGTCGAAGACGACACCGATCTCGAAGCGTGGGCCGAGGTCGCGGGGTTCGTGCTGGACCTCGGGGCGCACGTCGTCCCGCTGCCCGCCGAGTCGCACGACGAAGCCGTCGCCCGGATCTCGCACCTGCCGCACCTGTTCGCGGCGATCCTCGCCACGATCGGCGCCGAGGGCGGGCCACTGGCCATGTCGCTGGCCGCCGGGTCCTACCGCGACGGAACGCGCGTCGCGGGGTCGAACCCGCAGCTCGTGCGCGCCATGACCGAAGGCAACCGGGACGCGCTGCTGCCGATCGTCGACGAAGCCCTCGGCCGGCTCGGCGCCGCGCGCGGTTCGCTCGCCTCGACCGGCGGGCTGGCGGCCACGATCAACGCGGGGTACGAAGGCGCGCAAGCGCTTGCCGCCAGCCTGGACGCCGAGCGCGCCGGCGTCCGGATCAGCCTGTCGGCCCCGGACGCGCGGCAGGGCCTCGTCGCGCTCGGCGAACGCGGCGGCCGGATCACCGGCCTCGCGGACGGGATCGCGACCGGCGAGGTCCAGTAG
- a CDS encoding antitoxin, translating to MGIDFDALKGKAEEALREHNDKIEEGLDKAADFAKSKFSGHDSQIDSGVEKAKDFLNKFDDTPDTPPAR from the coding sequence ATGGGAATCGACTTCGATGCGTTGAAGGGCAAGGCCGAGGAGGCCCTGCGGGAGCACAACGACAAGATCGAGGAGGGCTTGGACAAGGCCGCGGACTTCGCGAAGTCCAAGTTCTCCGGCCACGACTCGCAGATCGACAGCGGCGTCGAGAAGGCCAAGGACTTCCTCAACAAGTTCGACGACACGCCGGACACCCCGCCGGCCCGGTAG
- a CDS encoding FUSC family protein, translating to MSTTRPDIAAPHWLTQLLRSKPVPVPWNMVARAVLALAVPLAVAYAAGDIAVGALISTGALPAVLSESAGPYRYRARRLGGATLAATAGYLVGLLTGGTPALSVPAVILVAAVSALISAAGSNASVAGLQMFVFCVLGTGQHATGVRVEVLFGFFCLGAVWSLAVALASWTFRATSPERTAVAHVYVELAAMLSATDEAVSRVARHRLTTAMNTAYDQLLTARSWLSGRDAAYRQLLNLLSATTPAVEASVAMVNSGRRASQEVIDHFVALSASVLASQPLPEPPVRPDDDADPVLAALYAGLVRIGKGDDRKRREPTPWYRRLRTWAGSLASGPLTWIAALRLTLCVAIAEVVGLLVPLERSYWITLTVGIVLKPDFGSVFGRAVLRGIGTVVGVGVGALVLAAGGHGWILVALIAIFAGGVAVGKVRNYGILSAFVTPLIILQMDLANTGSWDVVVARLLDTVLGCAIVLVFGYLLWPGSRRPQVGGRLADGLDAVAKYVSFALVEASEGEARLARSRARRGAYRALADLRTAFQQVVVEPSANGRQAVAWWPVIAAQERVADAVTEVGVTIGRGVAPPAPGDVELLTAAVGELASAIREEREPRSVPLPDSPQLAGVVDQLESAFDAVRGPDLVERTPLRLVRRFLPYHRRT from the coding sequence GTGAGCACGACGCGCCCTGACATCGCCGCGCCGCACTGGCTGACCCAGCTCCTGCGCAGCAAGCCGGTCCCCGTGCCGTGGAACATGGTCGCCCGCGCCGTCCTCGCGCTGGCCGTGCCGCTCGCGGTCGCCTACGCGGCGGGCGACATCGCCGTCGGCGCGCTGATCTCGACCGGCGCGCTGCCGGCCGTCCTGTCCGAGTCGGCCGGCCCCTACCGCTACCGCGCCCGCCGGCTGGGCGGTGCGACGCTGGCGGCGACCGCGGGCTACCTCGTCGGGCTGCTCACCGGCGGCACGCCCGCGCTGTCGGTGCCCGCGGTGATCCTGGTCGCGGCGGTGTCCGCGCTGATCAGCGCGGCCGGCAGCAACGCCTCGGTCGCCGGGCTGCAGATGTTCGTGTTCTGCGTGCTCGGCACCGGCCAGCACGCGACCGGCGTGCGCGTGGAGGTCCTCTTCGGCTTCTTCTGCCTCGGCGCGGTGTGGAGCCTCGCGGTGGCGCTCGCCAGCTGGACGTTCCGGGCGACCAGCCCCGAACGCACCGCCGTCGCGCACGTCTACGTCGAGCTGGCCGCGATGCTCTCGGCGACCGACGAAGCCGTCTCACGCGTCGCCCGCCACCGCCTGACCACGGCGATGAACACCGCGTACGACCAGCTGCTCACCGCCCGCTCGTGGCTGTCCGGCCGCGACGCCGCCTACCGGCAGCTGCTCAACCTGCTCTCGGCGACGACGCCCGCGGTCGAGGCGTCGGTGGCGATGGTCAACTCCGGCCGCCGCGCGTCCCAGGAGGTCATCGACCACTTCGTCGCGCTGTCGGCGTCGGTGCTGGCCAGCCAGCCGCTGCCGGAGCCCCCGGTGAGGCCGGACGACGACGCCGACCCGGTGCTGGCCGCGCTGTACGCCGGCCTGGTCCGGATCGGCAAGGGCGACGACCGCAAGCGCCGGGAGCCGACGCCCTGGTACCGGCGCCTGCGGACGTGGGCGGGCTCGCTGGCGTCCGGCCCGCTGACGTGGATCGCCGCGCTGCGGCTGACGTTGTGCGTCGCGATCGCCGAGGTCGTCGGCCTGCTCGTGCCGCTGGAGCGGTCGTACTGGATCACCCTGACCGTCGGGATCGTGCTCAAGCCCGACTTCGGCTCGGTGTTCGGCCGCGCGGTGCTGCGCGGCATCGGCACGGTCGTCGGCGTCGGGGTCGGCGCGCTCGTGCTCGCCGCCGGCGGCCACGGCTGGATCCTGGTCGCCCTGATCGCGATCTTCGCCGGTGGCGTCGCGGTGGGGAAGGTGCGCAACTACGGCATCCTCAGCGCGTTCGTGACGCCGTTGATCATCCTGCAGATGGACCTGGCGAACACCGGGAGCTGGGACGTCGTCGTGGCCCGGCTGCTCGACACCGTCCTGGGCTGCGCGATCGTCCTCGTCTTCGGCTACCTGCTGTGGCCGGGAAGCCGCCGTCCCCAGGTCGGCGGCCGGCTCGCCGACGGGCTGGACGCGGTCGCGAAGTACGTCTCGTTCGCGCTCGTCGAGGCATCGGAAGGGGAGGCGCGGCTGGCGCGGTCGCGGGCCCGGCGTGGCGCCTACCGGGCGCTGGCCGACCTGCGGACGGCGTTCCAGCAGGTCGTCGTCGAGCCGTCCGCGAACGGCCGCCAGGCGGTGGCGTGGTGGCCGGTCATCGCCGCGCAGGAACGCGTGGCGGACGCCGTCACCGAGGTCGGCGTGACGATCGGGCGGGGCGTGGCGCCACCGGCTCCGGGCGACGTCGAGCTGCTCACCGCGGCGGTGGGCGAACTGGCGTCGGCGATCCGCGAGGAGCGCGAGCCGCGGTCGGTGCCGCTGCCGGACAGCCCGCAGCTGGCCGGCGTGGTCGACCAGCTGGAGTCGGCGTTCGACGCCGTTCGCGGGCCCGACCTGGTGGAACGCACGCCGCTGCGGCTCGTCCGGCGGTTCCTGCCCTACCACAGGCGCACGTGA
- a CDS encoding SRPBCC family protein: MGRKFSFEVNRTSTAPPAALFALEADGPRWAEWGKPLIVQARWKRQGTGEPAGVGAVREVGLWPVLIREETIEYEPGRKHVYTFFGANPIKDYRAEVLFTPTDTGGTHLRWTGSFTEPVRGSGPILAAGLERVIRLFSGKLVKAAETRR; the protein is encoded by the coding sequence GTGGGCCGCAAGTTCTCCTTCGAGGTCAACCGCACGAGCACCGCGCCGCCGGCCGCGTTGTTCGCGCTCGAAGCCGACGGCCCGCGCTGGGCGGAGTGGGGAAAGCCACTCATCGTGCAGGCCCGCTGGAAGCGCCAGGGCACCGGCGAGCCGGCCGGGGTCGGCGCCGTCCGCGAGGTCGGCCTCTGGCCGGTGCTGATCCGCGAGGAGACGATCGAGTACGAGCCCGGCCGCAAGCACGTCTACACGTTCTTCGGCGCCAACCCGATCAAGGACTACCGCGCCGAGGTGCTGTTCACGCCGACCGACACCGGCGGCACGCACCTGCGGTGGACCGGGTCGTTCACCGAGCCGGTCAGGGGCAGCGGCCCGATTCTGGCCGCCGGACTCGAACGGGTGATCCGACTGTTCTCCGGCAAGCTGGTCAAGGCGGCCGAAACCCGGCGCTGA
- a CDS encoding polysaccharide deacetylase family protein: MKLVAAVAAAAALALALTACSANEPAQREFGTSQPNPAPGGGPEATTSAPYPFGTVQQKAPAIANGQVPVVKRIPTDKPYVFLTMDDGAVKDPGALKLMQQNGTHPVLFLNQKYVKGHEAYFKQILDATGATLGDHTVDHPNLKGKPYEFQRKEICDDADDFQRGLGVRPSLFRPPFGNYDQNTLRAAAACGMRAAVLWTAAVNDGHVQFQAGDKLKPGDVVLMHFRKTFAEDYTAFVEQAKKDGLTPVPLADFLG; the protein is encoded by the coding sequence ATGAAGCTCGTCGCAGCTGTGGCCGCCGCCGCGGCACTGGCACTGGCACTGACCGCCTGCTCGGCGAACGAGCCGGCGCAGCGGGAGTTCGGCACCAGCCAGCCGAACCCGGCGCCCGGGGGCGGGCCCGAGGCGACGACGTCGGCGCCGTACCCGTTCGGCACGGTCCAGCAGAAGGCACCGGCGATCGCGAACGGCCAGGTCCCGGTCGTCAAGCGGATCCCCACCGACAAGCCGTACGTCTTCCTCACCATGGACGACGGCGCGGTCAAGGACCCCGGCGCGCTGAAGCTCATGCAGCAGAACGGGACCCACCCGGTGCTGTTCCTCAACCAGAAGTACGTGAAGGGCCACGAGGCCTACTTCAAGCAGATCCTCGACGCCACCGGCGCGACGCTCGGCGACCACACGGTCGACCACCCGAACCTCAAGGGCAAGCCGTACGAGTTCCAGCGCAAGGAGATCTGCGACGACGCGGACGACTTCCAGCGCGGGCTCGGCGTGCGGCCGTCGCTGTTCCGCCCGCCATTCGGCAACTACGACCAGAACACGCTGCGCGCGGCGGCCGCGTGCGGGATGCGCGCCGCGGTGCTGTGGACGGCCGCGGTCAACGACGGGCACGTCCAGTTCCAGGCCGGGGACAAGCTCAAGCCGGGCGACGTCGTGCTGATGCACTTCCGCAAGACGTTCGCGGAGGACTACACGGCGTTCGTCGAGCAGGCGAAGAAGGACGGGCTCACCCCCGTCCCCCTGGCCGACTTCCTGGGTTAA
- a CDS encoding carboxypeptidase regulatory-like domain-containing protein has translation MNDLGAPGEAFSDEVILAGIGRFLDELDPPPEDLVQRVQFALALEDLDVEVARWERLDTLAGVRGGGTGTITFTVSDLTVMINLTKMGKLHRIDGWLVPAGQYGVEVRVAEHGTSSTTADEGGRFVLDNVPRGTTQILVHLGDVSCRRTVVTPTVVL, from the coding sequence ATGAACGACCTCGGAGCGCCGGGCGAGGCCTTTTCCGACGAGGTGATCCTGGCCGGCATCGGCCGCTTTCTCGACGAGCTGGACCCGCCACCGGAGGACCTGGTGCAGCGGGTCCAGTTCGCGCTCGCCCTCGAAGACCTCGACGTCGAGGTCGCGCGGTGGGAACGGCTGGACACCCTCGCCGGCGTGCGCGGCGGCGGCACCGGGACGATCACCTTCACCGTCAGCGACCTGACCGTGATGATCAACCTGACCAAGATGGGCAAGCTGCACCGCATCGACGGCTGGCTCGTGCCCGCCGGCCAGTACGGCGTCGAGGTGCGGGTCGCCGAGCACGGGACGTCGTCCACGACCGCCGACGAAGGCGGCCGGTTCGTGCTCGACAACGTGCCGCGCGGGACGACGCAGATCCTCGTGCACCTCGGTGACGTGTCGTGCCGCCGGACCGTCGTGACGCCGACGGTCGTGCTTTAA
- a CDS encoding RNA polymerase sigma factor has translation MTDVQTTEVDPPWEGLTGAELHAACMQAAREGDRRAMDRLVAELTPLVWHVARANGLDRSVAEDVVQTVWLALFSQLGKLRDPKALAAWLITTTRREATHPFGRRVQPVPLSDEVAEAMPSTQPAPEDEAVRADRDRRVWRAFVRLPHRCQDLLRLTVLAGRAEYQLVAETLRMPRGSVGPTRGRCLDQMRDLLASEGGSR, from the coding sequence GTGACCGACGTGCAAACCACAGAGGTAGACCCGCCTTGGGAGGGCTTGACCGGCGCCGAGCTGCACGCCGCGTGCATGCAGGCCGCCCGGGAGGGTGACCGCCGTGCGATGGACCGCCTCGTCGCCGAGCTGACCCCGCTCGTCTGGCACGTCGCCCGGGCCAACGGCCTCGACCGCTCGGTCGCCGAGGACGTCGTCCAGACCGTGTGGCTCGCCCTCTTCAGCCAGCTCGGGAAGCTCAGGGACCCGAAGGCCCTCGCCGCCTGGCTGATCACGACCACCCGGCGCGAGGCCACCCACCCCTTCGGCCGCCGCGTGCAGCCCGTGCCGCTGAGCGACGAAGTCGCCGAAGCCATGCCGAGCACCCAACCGGCACCCGAAGACGAAGCCGTCCGCGCCGACCGCGACCGCCGGGTCTGGCGCGCCTTCGTCCGGCTGCCCCACCGCTGTCAGGACCTGCTCCGGCTGACCGTGCTCGCGGGTCGCGCGGAGTACCAGCTCGTCGCCGAGACGCTGCGCATGCCCCGCGGCAGCGTCGGACCGACCAGAGGGCGCTGCCTCGACCAGATGCGCGATCTCCTCGCCAGTGAAGGGGGAAGCCGATGA
- a CDS encoding SGNH/GDSL hydrolase family protein: MVILAQALYVKRKTPRLPGAAGPADGLVPGTGEPFRLAVLGESTVDGVGAGHHGEALTGCLARELARDGRAVRWQAVGRTGANARTVRAELVPLVRPADLVVIALGVNDTIELRTAAGYRRDLLALVVELRRRLGPVDVLLAGVPPMSRFPALPRPLRDVLAVRSTALDRAAATLARIPGVTHLPMDPRLLDPAAFASDRFHPGPAGYARWAQTLAEARSVIG, translated from the coding sequence ATGGTGATCCTGGCGCAAGCGCTCTACGTCAAGCGGAAGACCCCGCGGCTCCCGGGCGCCGCGGGCCCGGCCGACGGACTCGTGCCGGGCACCGGCGAGCCCTTCCGCCTGGCCGTGCTCGGCGAGTCCACAGTGGACGGCGTCGGCGCGGGACACCACGGGGAAGCGCTCACCGGCTGCCTCGCCCGCGAGCTCGCGCGCGACGGCCGGGCGGTCCGCTGGCAGGCCGTCGGCCGGACCGGCGCCAACGCCCGGACCGTCCGCGCCGAACTGGTCCCGCTGGTCCGCCCGGCCGACCTGGTGGTGATCGCCCTCGGCGTCAACGACACCATCGAGCTCCGGACGGCCGCGGGCTACCGGCGTGACCTGCTGGCACTGGTCGTCGAGCTGCGGCGGCGCCTCGGCCCGGTCGACGTCCTGCTGGCCGGCGTGCCGCCGATGTCCCGCTTCCCGGCGCTGCCGAGGCCACTGCGGGACGTCCTCGCGGTCCGCTCGACCGCCCTCGACCGCGCCGCCGCCACCCTCGCCCGGATCCCCGGCGTCACGCACCTGCCCATGGACCCGCGGCTGCTCGACCCCGCCGCGTTCGCGTCCGATCGCTTCCACCCCGGCCCGGCGGGCTACGCGCGGTGGGCGCAAACGCTTGCCGAAGCACGTTCGGTGATCGGTTAG
- a CDS encoding NAD(P)-dependent oxidoreductase has translation MKITVLGATGGVGREVVGQALDRGWEVTAVVRDPARLKLPAHVVVAELHEGEKLAAAIEGRDAVISALGSRDRGPTTVCADGARAALGAGAKRLLVVSASGMHTEGDGFFTRTLVKPLLNTFLKHGWADMLAMEDVVTASDVDWTVVRPPMLLDGPRTGKVASRLDGNVRTFTIRRADVAAFLLDAVADPTLVRAGVSIAHG, from the coding sequence ATGAAGATCACCGTCCTGGGAGCCACCGGCGGCGTCGGCCGCGAGGTCGTCGGGCAGGCGCTCGACCGCGGCTGGGAGGTCACGGCCGTCGTCCGCGATCCCGCCCGGCTGAAGCTGCCGGCGCACGTCGTCGTCGCGGAACTGCACGAAGGGGAGAAGCTGGCCGCCGCGATCGAGGGGCGTGACGCGGTGATCTCGGCGCTGGGTTCCCGCGACCGCGGGCCCACGACGGTCTGCGCGGACGGCGCCCGCGCGGCGCTCGGGGCCGGGGCGAAGCGGCTGCTGGTCGTCAGCGCCAGCGGCATGCACACCGAAGGGGACGGCTTCTTCACCCGCACGCTCGTGAAACCGCTGCTCAACACGTTCCTCAAGCACGGCTGGGCGGACATGCTCGCGATGGAGGACGTGGTCACGGCGTCCGACGTGGACTGGACCGTGGTCCGCCCGCCGATGCTGCTCGACGGGCCGCGCACGGGCAAGGTCGCGAGCCGCCTCGACGGGAACGTCCGCACGTTCACCATCCGGCGCGCCGACGTCGCCGCCTTCCTGCTCGACGCGGTGGCGGACCCCACGTTGGTCAGGGCCGGGGTTTCGATCGCCCACGGCTAA
- a CDS encoding TetR/AcrR family transcriptional regulator, translating into MGSREEIVAAAAKVMREQGYAHATTKVIAQTAGYSEAMLYKHFRDKTDLFLSVLSDELPALGATLAELTADPGRAPLRDNLVRVARLGVAFYLDSFPIAISMFSSRELLRSHRQRVGGVGPRIPLKGVEDYLRAEVELGRLKAGTDVEAAASLLLGACFQQAFLATFEEREPADLADRLADTLLAGL; encoded by the coding sequence ATGGGAAGCCGCGAAGAGATCGTCGCCGCGGCAGCGAAGGTGATGCGCGAGCAGGGCTACGCCCATGCGACGACCAAGGTCATCGCGCAGACCGCGGGCTACTCGGAGGCGATGCTCTACAAGCACTTCCGCGACAAGACCGACCTGTTTCTCAGCGTGCTCTCCGACGAGCTGCCGGCACTGGGCGCGACCCTGGCCGAGCTGACCGCGGACCCCGGGCGGGCACCGCTGCGGGACAACCTCGTCCGCGTCGCGCGGCTCGGCGTGGCGTTCTACCTGGACAGTTTCCCGATCGCCATCTCGATGTTCTCGTCACGGGAGTTGCTGCGCTCGCACCGGCAGCGAGTGGGTGGCGTCGGACCGCGCATTCCCCTGAAGGGCGTCGAGGACTACCTGCGGGCCGAGGTGGAACTGGGAAGGCTCAAGGCGGGCACCGACGTCGAGGCGGCCGCTTCCCTGCTCCTCGGCGCGTGCTTCCAGCAGGCGTTCCTGGCCACGTTCGAAGAGCGCGAGCCGGCCGACCTCGCCGACCGGCTCGCGGACACCCTGCTCGCCGGGCTCTAG
- a CDS encoding GbsR/MarR family transcriptional regulator: MTTPDTKRDEDAVRRYVESLGLVLSQIGMQRMSARVFAALMTTDEGRLTAADLAAQLSVSPAAISGAVRYLEQIGLVAKEREPGERRDHYRLYDDLWYATFLKRDRMIVMWRDAAENGIEALGEDSPSGKRLAEMRDFLSFMLEELNGMYERWHKLREEKNA; encoded by the coding sequence ATGACGACGCCTGACACGAAGCGAGATGAAGACGCCGTCCGCCGGTACGTCGAGAGCCTCGGGCTCGTGCTTTCGCAGATCGGGATGCAGCGGATGTCCGCGCGGGTGTTCGCCGCGCTGATGACCACAGACGAGGGCCGGCTGACCGCCGCCGACCTGGCCGCGCAGCTGTCGGTCAGTCCGGCGGCCATCTCCGGTGCCGTGCGCTACCTGGAGCAGATCGGCCTGGTCGCCAAGGAGCGCGAGCCCGGCGAGCGCCGCGACCACTACCGCCTCTACGACGACCTCTGGTACGCCACGTTCCTCAAGCGCGACCGCATGATCGTCATGTGGCGCGACGCGGCCGAGAACGGCATCGAAGCCCTCGGCGAGGACTCGCCCTCCGGGAAGCGGCTCGCCGAGATGCGGGACTTCCTGTCGTTCATGCTGGAGGAGCTCAACGGCATGTACGAGCGCTGGCACAAGCTCCGCGAGGAGAAGAACGCCTAG
- a CDS encoding ABC transporter ATP-binding protein: protein MENAIAISGLHKSFGRTKALDGLDLQVPAGEVHGFLGPNGAGKSTTVRVLLGLLHADLGDVRLLGGDPWKDAASLHRRLAYVPGDVNLWPNLSGGEVIDLLGRLRGGLDEKRRAELIERFDLDPKKKGRTYSKGNRQKVAIVAALASRVDLLILDEPTSGLDPLMEATFQYAIQEEREQGRTVLLSSHILAEVEALCDKVSIIRNGRTVESGTLAELRHLTRTSITAELAGPPNGLAKLANIHDLKVDGNRVRFDVETRSLDDALRQLTEVGVRSLVSQPPTLEELFLRHYTTEASAK, encoded by the coding sequence ATGGAAAACGCCATCGCGATCTCCGGCCTCCACAAGTCGTTCGGCCGGACGAAGGCCCTCGACGGCCTCGATCTGCAGGTACCCGCTGGGGAGGTGCACGGCTTCCTCGGCCCGAACGGCGCCGGGAAGTCGACCACCGTCCGGGTCCTGCTCGGCTTGCTCCACGCGGACCTGGGGGACGTCCGGCTGCTCGGCGGCGACCCCTGGAAGGACGCGGCGAGCCTGCACCGCCGCCTGGCCTACGTGCCCGGCGACGTCAACCTCTGGCCCAACCTCTCCGGCGGCGAGGTGATCGACCTGCTCGGCCGCCTGCGCGGCGGGCTCGACGAGAAGCGCCGCGCCGAGCTCATCGAGCGGTTCGACCTCGACCCGAAGAAGAAGGGGCGGACGTACTCGAAGGGCAACCGGCAGAAGGTCGCCATCGTCGCCGCCCTCGCCTCGCGGGTCGACCTGCTGATCCTCGACGAGCCGACGTCCGGACTCGACCCGCTGATGGAGGCGACGTTCCAGTACGCCATCCAGGAGGAGCGCGAGCAGGGCCGGACCGTGCTGCTCTCCAGCCACATCCTCGCCGAGGTCGAGGCGCTGTGCGACAAGGTGAGCATCATCCGCAACGGCCGCACGGTCGAGTCCGGCACGCTGGCCGAGCTGCGCCACCTGACCCGGACGTCGATCACCGCCGAGCTCGCCGGACCGCCGAACGGGCTGGCCAAGCTGGCGAACATCCACGACCTCAAGGTCGACGGCAACCGCGTCCGGTTCGACGTCGAGACGCGCTCGCTCGACGACGCCCTGCGCCAGCTCACCGAGGTCGGCGTCCGCAGCCTGGTCAGCCAGCCGCCGACGCTGGAAGAGCTGTTCTTGCGGCACTACACCACCGAAGCGAGCGCGAAATGA
- a CDS encoding ABC transporter permease translates to MTATLERPAEVVPTHELAGTWHLTRLALRRDRIVLPIWIVLLSIVPASTVKTFTQFYPTVADRQALQAGANTNPSYALLYGPPFDLTTAGGFIAWRTCGFLALLTGLMVVFTVTRHTRAEEDTGRAELLASAVVGRYAALTSAVLVAGGASVLIGLIQYGSMVGAGLPAAGSLALGASEALTGLVFTAVAAVAVQLAEYSRTANGIGTAVVGAAFLLRGAGDSTVDARWLSWLSPIGWVQQVRPFAGERWWVLLLPAAFALVVGAAGYWLLPRRDVGVGILPPRPGPAQAAAGLRTPFALAWRLHRGPLLGWTVGMAVVGAVFGSIASGIGGLVGSSPQAQEIMARLGGSEALTQAFLAAMAGMFAMVASLYGIQAVLRMRGEETAIRLEPVLATSVGKLRWAAGHLVFAFFGTALLLLAGGLFMGLANGLRTGDVGGSVGNSLAGMLVQLPAAWVVVALAVTIFGLLPGFSAAAWAVGSLALLLSLFGPVVNLPQAVLDVSPFQHPPKIPGQELVATPLVWLTAIAAVALVAGLVGWRRRDVG, encoded by the coding sequence ATGACCGCGACGCTCGAGCGCCCCGCCGAGGTCGTGCCCACGCACGAGCTGGCCGGCACCTGGCACCTCACCCGGCTCGCGCTGCGCCGCGACCGCATCGTCCTGCCGATCTGGATCGTGCTGCTGAGCATCGTCCCGGCCAGCACGGTCAAGACGTTCACGCAGTTCTACCCGACCGTCGCCGACCGGCAGGCCCTGCAGGCCGGCGCGAACACCAACCCGTCGTACGCGCTGCTCTACGGGCCGCCGTTCGACCTGACCACCGCCGGCGGGTTCATCGCCTGGCGCACGTGCGGGTTCCTGGCGCTGCTCACCGGGCTGATGGTGGTCTTCACGGTCACCCGGCACACCCGCGCCGAGGAGGACACGGGCCGCGCGGAGCTGCTCGCGTCCGCGGTCGTCGGCCGGTACGCGGCGCTGACGTCGGCCGTCCTGGTGGCCGGCGGGGCGAGCGTGCTGATCGGCCTGATCCAGTACGGCAGCATGGTCGGCGCCGGGCTGCCCGCCGCCGGTTCACTCGCCTTGGGCGCGTCGGAAGCCTTGACGGGACTGGTCTTCACGGCCGTCGCGGCGGTCGCCGTCCAGCTCGCCGAGTACTCCCGCACGGCCAACGGGATCGGCACCGCCGTGGTCGGCGCCGCGTTCCTGCTGCGCGGCGCCGGAGACTCCACTGTGGACGCTCGCTGGCTGTCGTGGCTCTCGCCGATCGGCTGGGTGCAGCAGGTCCGCCCGTTCGCCGGGGAACGCTGGTGGGTGCTCCTGCTGCCGGCGGCCTTCGCGCTGGTCGTCGGCGCGGCCGGGTACTGGCTGCTGCCGCGGCGCGACGTCGGCGTCGGCATCCTGCCGCCGCGGCCGGGCCCGGCGCAGGCGGCGGCGGGCCTGCGGACGCCGTTCGCGCTCGCCTGGCGGCTGCACCGCGGCCCGCTGCTCGGCTGGACCGTCGGGATGGCCGTGGTCGGCGCGGTGTTCGGCTCGATCGCCAGCGGCATCGGCGGCCTGGTCGGCTCCAGCCCGCAGGCGCAGGAGATCATGGCGCGCCTCGGCGGCAGCGAGGCGCTCACGCAGGCGTTCCTCGCCGCCATGGCCGGGATGTTCGCGATGGTCGCGTCGCTGTACGGGATCCAGGCGGTGCTGCGCATGCGCGGCGAGGAAACCGCGATCCGGCTCGAACCGGTGCTGGCCACCAGCGTCGGCAAGCTGCGCTGGGCGGCGGGTCACCTCGTGTTCGCGTTCTTCGGCACGGCGTTGCTCCTGCTGGCCGGCGGGCTGTTCATGGGCCTGGCCAACGGGTTGCGCACCGGCGACGTCGGCGGCTCGGTCGGCAACTCCCTCGCCGGGATGCTCGTCCAGCTGCCCGCGGCGTGGGTCGTGGTCGCACTGGCGGTGACGATCTTCGGGCTGCTGCCGGGCTTTTCGGCCGCGGCCTGGGCCGTCGGCTCGCTGGCGCTGCTGCTGAGCCTGTTCGGCCCGGTCGTCAACCTGCCGCAGGCGGTGCTGGACGTGTCACCGTTCCAGCACCCGCCGAAGATCCCCGGCCAGGAGCTCGTCGCGACCCCGCTCGTCTGGCTCACCGCGATCGCGGCCGTCGCCCTGGTCGCCGGCCTGGTGGGCTGGCGGCGCCGGGACGTCGGCTAG